The following coding sequences lie in one Capnocytophaga stomatis genomic window:
- a CDS encoding DUF368 domain-containing protein, which translates to MRRNFFDYILISLKGMAMGAADVVPGVSGGTIAFISGIYEELIDSISKINLGAFKILRKEGFASFWKHINGSFFLALFLGIGISVFSLAKGIKWLLANEPISVWSFFFGLMVACILFLAKSVEKWSLATILVMIVSFLAAYGITTLPPLGSHDGLIFLFFAGALAICAMILPGISGAFILVLLGAYDTVLTAVDEKNIKVLAVVAAGAVFGILSFSKILKWLFEHHRNLTIASLTAFIVGSLNKVWPWKEVISTKVDAHGKVIPLLEKSILPGSYDGNPQVILAIVMALAGFFLLYGIEKWAGKLKTNQ; encoded by the coding sequence ATGCGAAGAAATTTTTTTGATTATATTTTAATTTCCCTAAAAGGGATGGCAATGGGAGCTGCCGATGTGGTTCCGGGTGTTTCCGGAGGAACGATAGCTTTCATTTCCGGAATTTACGAAGAACTTATCGATTCAATTAGCAAAATAAATTTGGGAGCTTTCAAAATCCTGAGAAAGGAAGGTTTTGCTTCTTTTTGGAAACACATTAACGGAAGTTTTTTCCTTGCATTGTTTTTAGGAATTGGAATCAGTGTGTTTTCGCTGGCAAAGGGAATCAAATGGTTGCTGGCTAACGAACCTATTTCGGTATGGTCTTTCTTTTTCGGGCTGATGGTAGCTTGCATTTTATTTCTGGCAAAAAGCGTGGAAAAATGGAGTTTGGCAACAATTCTGGTTATGATTGTTTCTTTTTTAGCAGCCTACGGAATAACGACTTTGCCTCCTTTAGGAAGCCACGACGGATTGATATTTTTATTCTTTGCCGGAGCTTTAGCTATTTGTGCAATGATTCTTCCGGGCATCTCCGGAGCCTTTATTTTGGTGCTTTTGGGTGCTTACGACACCGTTCTTACAGCTGTTGATGAAAAAAACATCAAAGTATTGGCGGTAGTTGCTGCCGGAGCCGTTTTCGGAATATTAAGTTTTTCAAAAATATTAAAATGGCTTTTTGAACATCATCGGAACTTAACTATTGCTTCCCTAACGGCATTCATCGTTGGTTCGCTCAACAAAGTATGGCCTTGGAAGGAAGTCATCTCAACTAAGGTAGATGCACACGGAAAAGTAATTCCGTTATTGGAAAAAAGCATCCTTCCCGGCTCATACGACGGAAATCCGCAAGTGATTCTTGCCATTGTAATGGCTTTGGCTGGTTTCTTCTTGCTGTACGGAATTGAAAAATGGGCAGGAAAATTGAAAACAAACCAATAA
- a CDS encoding epoxyqueuosine reductase QueH, with the protein MTLIREKLTLPNNGKKLLLHSCCAPCSGEVMEAIQASGIEFTIFFYNPNIHPLKEYEIRKEENIRFAEKCNIPIIDADYDVDNWYERAKGMEMEPERGIRCTMCFDMRFDRTALYAYENGFDTITSSLGISRWKNFDQINDCGIRAAEKYEGITYWTHNWRKKGGSARMLEISKREQFYMQEYCGCAYSLRDTNKWRLENGRERIKIGEKYYGVDDNNSAV; encoded by the coding sequence ATGACTTTAATTCGTGAGAAATTGACACTTCCTAATAACGGTAAAAAATTATTATTACACTCTTGTTGTGCTCCTTGTTCGGGAGAGGTGATGGAGGCTATCCAAGCTTCAGGTATTGAATTTACAATATTTTTCTACAACCCAAATATCCATCCTTTGAAAGAATATGAAATTCGGAAAGAAGAAAATATTCGTTTTGCCGAGAAATGTAATATCCCTATCATTGATGCTGATTATGATGTAGATAACTGGTACGAACGAGCAAAAGGAATGGAAATGGAACCCGAAAGAGGCATCCGTTGTACGATGTGTTTTGATATGCGATTTGACCGTACGGCTTTATATGCTTATGAAAATGGTTTTGACACGATTACAAGTTCGTTGGGTATTTCACGTTGGAAGAATTTTGACCAAATCAATGATTGCGGGATTCGTGCTGCTGAAAAGTACGAAGGAATCACGTATTGGACGCATAATTGGCGAAAAAAAGGAGGTTCAGCCCGAATGCTTGAAATAAGCAAACGCGAACAATTCTATATGCAAGAATATTGTGGTTGTGCTTACTCACTACGTGATACTAACAAATGGCGACTTGAAAACGGACGTGAACGTATCAAAATTGGTGAAAAATACTACGGCGTTGATGATAATAATTCCGCTGTATAA
- the truB gene encoding tRNA pseudouridine(55) synthase TruB — translation MTEHFLTTEQILEGQILLIDKPLHWSSFQAVNKIKWSIIKNYKLKKVKIGHAGTLDPLASGLLVICTGKFTKKITEFQDALKTYTGTIRLGAITSSFDLETEIEQTFPIEHITPELIEQVRQKFVGEIEQTPPVFSAIKREGKRLYELAREGEETIEVPKRIVQIEQFNIDISNFPDIHFEVVCSKGTYIRSLANDFGKALQSGAHLTVLRRTKIGDFSVENALSPDDFVEQNILNYRKN, via the coding sequence ATGACAGAACATTTTTTAACAACCGAACAAATTCTTGAAGGTCAAATATTGTTGATTGACAAGCCTTTGCATTGGTCTTCATTTCAGGCTGTTAACAAAATAAAGTGGTCTATCATCAAAAATTATAAGCTCAAAAAGGTTAAAATCGGGCACGCTGGAACTTTAGACCCGCTGGCTTCAGGATTACTTGTTATTTGCACGGGAAAATTTACCAAGAAAATCACTGAATTTCAGGATGCTCTGAAAACTTACACGGGTACCATTCGATTGGGAGCAATAACATCATCGTTTGATTTGGAAACGGAAATTGAGCAAACATTTCCCATTGAGCATATTACACCCGAATTAATTGAGCAGGTGCGACAGAAATTCGTAGGCGAAATAGAGCAAACTCCGCCCGTTTTTTCTGCAATAAAAAGAGAAGGAAAAAGGCTTTATGAATTGGCTCGCGAGGGAGAAGAAACCATAGAAGTTCCCAAGCGAATCGTTCAGATAGAGCAATTTAACATTGATATTAGCAACTTCCCCGATATTCATTTTGAGGTAGTTTGCAGTAAAGGAACTTACATTCGTTCTTTGGCGAATGATTTTGGAAAGGCTTTGCAAAGCGGTGCTCATTTGACCGTTTTGAGACGTACGAAGATTGGTGATTTTTCTGTTGAAAATGCCCTTTCTCCTGACGATTTTGTAGAACAAAATATCTTAAATTATAGAAAAAACTAA
- a CDS encoding energy transducer TonB, whose product MKTINDLYEDRHKPYEVKVEEKRTVNQLFEDKVKGKETLNEKRPQSEKKVVFFQKKRKKTSGFQYEMEYFLSLFSDSDKSITVTLFIMFCLVISLLVIQLQSKEKEIMIEMSHISDLPEEVKEEKEEPKKIEEPTEIPNNTKVTLNAYNESDMDLQHSEDAHKSLDEILAEREMMEANEELLTSNSPKTDLVLPTNIKVEEKNLTKNEDVVNKNALVKYALADRTLREELPNPIFTCERYGKVVVIIKVNDSGNVIEATIDKVNSTTSDGCLLDNSLLYAQQARFNIVQGRGVQVGTITYSFQQKR is encoded by the coding sequence ATGAAGACCATCAATGACCTTTATGAAGACAGACACAAGCCTTATGAAGTAAAGGTTGAAGAGAAAAGGACTGTAAATCAGCTTTTTGAAGATAAAGTCAAAGGAAAAGAAACTTTGAATGAAAAAAGACCACAATCTGAAAAAAAAGTTGTATTTTTTCAGAAAAAACGCAAAAAAACAAGTGGTTTTCAGTATGAAATGGAGTATTTTCTCTCTTTATTTTCAGATTCAGACAAGTCAATAACGGTGACCTTGTTCATTATGTTTTGCTTGGTAATTTCACTTCTTGTGATACAACTTCAGAGTAAGGAAAAGGAAATTATGATTGAAATGAGCCATATTTCCGACCTGCCAGAAGAGGTTAAAGAAGAAAAAGAGGAACCTAAAAAAATAGAAGAACCTACAGAAATTCCAAATAACACGAAAGTTACCTTAAATGCTTATAATGAATCGGATATGGATTTGCAACATTCCGAAGATGCTCATAAAAGTCTTGATGAAATTCTTGCAGAACGTGAGATGATGGAAGCCAATGAAGAGCTGTTAACTTCCAATTCCCCTAAAACCGACCTCGTTTTGCCAACAAACATAAAAGTTGAAGAGAAAAATCTGACTAAAAATGAGGATGTTGTCAATAAAAATGCTTTAGTGAAATATGCCTTAGCTGACAGAACGTTGCGGGAAGAATTGCCAAATCCTATTTTTACTTGTGAAAGATATGGTAAGGTGGTGGTTATCATTAAAGTAAATGATTCAGGAAATGTGATTGAAGCAACAATTGATAAGGTAAACTCCACAACTTCAGATGGTTGTCTTCTTGATAATTCCTTATTGTATGCTCAGCAAGCTCGGTTCAATATTGTACAAGGAAGAGGTGTGCAAGTAGGAACGATAACATATTCTTTTCAACAAAAAAGATAA